The Clostridium sporogenes genome contains a region encoding:
- a CDS encoding glycosyltransferase family 2 protein encodes MKDFIFDLTLIFQIFVFVITLYYLILSLFGIYKKKDNGAENCTPKKKFALVVAAHNEEMVIAKIIESLESLDYPKNMYDIFIIADNCTDNTAKIAKTYDEIYVCERNVPDKRGKGYALEWMFSKLFNMDKDYDAIAIFDADNLVSKNFLEEMNYKMLKGYKVVQGYIDSKNPNDSWITGSYSIAFWTANRLFQLARANLGLSNQIGGTGFCMDSKTLKELGWGATCLTEDLEFTCKLVLNGHKVGWAHNARVYDEKPLTLKQSWNQRKRWMQGFADVSSRFFTKLIKKAFKERSFVALDCALYTVQPFVTLLLALSAILTLIQNNSSRGANIFVISYLFSPWIWKMFSIIQFLFTPLIMLLEKKLSKGMFLTFSAYSLNVFLFGLILGNKPKLYEVAVLSVIYLSIFILLLYIVDRKKSLKMFIWYLLYGIYTLTWIPITIQGILNKNNKEWSHTKHIRKMSIQEMD; translated from the coding sequence ATGAAGGATTTTATTTTTGATTTAACTTTAATTTTTCAAATTTTTGTATTTGTTATAACACTATATTACCTTATATTATCTTTATTTGGTATATATAAAAAAAAGGACAACGGTGCTGAAAATTGCACACCTAAAAAGAAGTTTGCTCTAGTAGTAGCAGCTCATAACGAAGAAATGGTTATAGCCAAAATAATAGAAAGCTTAGAATCGCTAGACTATCCTAAAAATATGTATGATATTTTTATAATAGCGGACAATTGTACTGATAATACTGCTAAAATTGCTAAAACTTACGATGAAATATATGTTTGTGAAAGAAATGTACCAGATAAACGAGGAAAAGGTTATGCTTTAGAATGGATGTTTTCTAAATTGTTTAATATGGACAAAGACTATGATGCTATAGCAATATTCGATGCAGATAATTTAGTTTCTAAAAACTTTTTAGAAGAAATGAATTACAAAATGCTTAAAGGCTATAAAGTTGTCCAAGGATACATAGACAGCAAAAATCCTAATGATTCTTGGATAACTGGTTCTTATTCTATAGCTTTTTGGACAGCAAATAGATTATTTCAATTAGCAAGAGCAAATTTAGGACTATCAAATCAAATAGGTGGTACTGGTTTTTGTATGGATTCAAAAACTCTAAAAGAATTAGGTTGGGGGGCTACTTGTTTAACAGAAGATTTAGAATTCACCTGCAAATTAGTCTTAAATGGACACAAAGTAGGTTGGGCACATAATGCTAGAGTTTATGATGAAAAACCCCTTACTTTAAAACAATCTTGGAATCAAAGGAAAAGATGGATGCAAGGATTTGCGGATGTATCTTCAAGATTTTTTACAAAACTTATTAAAAAAGCTTTTAAAGAAAGAAGTTTTGTTGCCCTAGATTGTGCTTTATATACGGTGCAACCTTTTGTTACTCTTTTACTTGCACTATCAGCTATCCTTACCTTAATACAAAATAATTCTTCTAGGGGAGCTAATATATTCGTAATAAGTTATTTATTTTCACCTTGGATATGGAAGATGTTTAGCATAATACAATTTTTATTTACTCCTCTTATTATGCTTTTAGAAAAGAAACTTTCTAAAGGAATGTTTTTGACATTTTCAGCTTATTCTTTAAATGTATTTTTATTCGGATTGATTTTAGGTAATAAACCCAAATTATATGAAGTAGCTGTTTTATCAGTAATATATTTAAGCATTTTCATATTACTATTATATATAGTAGACAGAAAAAAATCCTTAAAAATGTTTATATGGTATTTATTATATGGAATATATACTCTGACTTGGATACCAATAACCATACAAGGAATATTAAATAAAAATAATAAAGAATGGAGCCACACAAAACATATAAGAAAAATGAGCATACAGGAAATGGATTAA
- a CDS encoding CopG family transcriptional regulator produces the protein MNKNFNKIPKNVLDQVDSLIGDSGMSKEEFIKNLIMIYGINSEANNYAEHLKGYDAYCDSFIG, from the coding sequence ATGAACAAAAACTTTAATAAAATTCCTAAAAATGTATTGGATCAAGTTGATAGCTTAATAGGTGATTCAGGAATGTCAAAAGAAGAATTTATAAAAAATTTAATTATGATCTATGGCATAAATTCTGAAGCTAATAACTATGCTGAACATTTAAAAGGTTACGATGCTTATTGTGATAGCTTTATAGGCTAA
- a CDS encoding methyl-accepting chemotaxis protein, producing the protein MFTKENFIKLNFKKKILISSLSIFLISMILLTGFTFKMVSNKFQNQVQEDGLNLAKQVSSQITSSQRATKEIDRILADKVLSISKMAIENKNISNEYLTSVAVKCNIQEINVTDKNGKIIYSNMPENINYVYPLDYSGQDILKGKKDQVIEEIRQNKVNHNYYKYCALAMPNGGLIQIGINANEIHNINKSVDPQIILEKLTKDSNIKFALIMDNKLKVTHHSDKKRVGKILTDTGSKSVLDTGKNYTSTYDYIGEKVYDVIMPLKDENGKLLGAMDIGVSLATQETALRNILITSILITLVTFVLAGLIILYILKMSLKPLDNLSSIAQKVSNGDLTEKVEVVNEDEIGELSKIFNTMIDSLRKITQNINNFSVQLAGSSQEILSSAEQTSAVSQEISSATEEIASGAENQVRASNESSLLMNDVMGNMYTLKDEFDEIISFSNNTNTLASKGQENMSNMVEQMSTIKNSVVNSSNIIYDLQKNSEEIGNIVEIINTIADQTNLLALNASIEAARAGEAGKGFAVVADEVRKLAEESMSSANNIKNLILNTQDKTKAALNSIKDGASQSEKGESIVAEVKESLEEILNSFSSVNHKFSNVDSMITASNDSITAMASKLYDIETISNTASANTEEVAASTEEQSATIEEITESIEKLVSMVENLKESVAIFKL; encoded by the coding sequence ATGTTTACTAAAGAAAATTTTATAAAACTTAATTTTAAAAAGAAGATATTAATATCTTCTTTATCAATTTTTTTAATTTCAATGATTTTGTTAACGGGATTTACCTTTAAAATGGTAAGTAATAAGTTCCAAAATCAAGTTCAAGAAGATGGTTTAAATCTAGCAAAGCAAGTAAGTTCTCAAATTACCTCATCACAAAGAGCTACAAAGGAAATAGACAGAATTTTAGCAGATAAAGTTTTATCTATTTCAAAAATGGCTATAGAAAACAAAAATATTTCTAATGAATATTTAACTAGCGTTGCTGTAAAGTGTAATATTCAAGAAATAAATGTAACAGATAAAAACGGTAAAATAATATATTCAAATATGCCAGAAAATATAAATTATGTATATCCTTTAGATTATTCTGGACAAGACATATTAAAGGGTAAAAAAGATCAAGTTATTGAAGAAATAAGACAAAATAAGGTAAATCATAATTATTATAAATATTGCGCGTTAGCTATGCCCAATGGTGGTTTAATACAAATAGGTATTAACGCAAATGAAATACATAATATTAATAAGTCAGTAGACCCGCAAATTATATTAGAAAAATTAACAAAAGATAGCAATATAAAATTTGCTTTAATTATGGATAATAAACTTAAAGTTACTCATCATAGTGATAAGAAAAGAGTTGGAAAAATTTTAACTGATACTGGAAGTAAGAGTGTACTAGATACGGGTAAAAATTATACATCTACATATGATTACATAGGTGAAAAAGTTTATGATGTTATAATGCCTTTAAAAGATGAAAATGGTAAGTTATTAGGGGCTATGGATATAGGAGTATCTTTGGCTACTCAAGAAACTGCTCTTAGAAATATACTAATAACTTCCATATTGATAACTTTAGTGACCTTTGTTTTAGCTGGATTAATAATACTTTATATACTAAAGATGTCTTTAAAACCGCTAGATAACTTATCTAGTATAGCTCAAAAGGTTTCCAATGGTGATTTAACAGAAAAGGTTGAAGTTGTGAATGAAGATGAAATTGGAGAGTTAAGCAAAATATTTAATACAATGATAGATAGTTTAAGAAAAATCACACAAAATATAAATAATTTTTCAGTACAGTTAGCCGGTTCTTCTCAGGAAATTTTATCTTCTGCAGAGCAAACCTCAGCAGTATCACAAGAAATTTCTAGTGCTACTGAAGAAATTGCTTCTGGAGCGGAAAATCAAGTAAGGGCTAGTAATGAATCATCCCTATTGATGAATGATGTTATGGGGAATATGTATACTCTAAAAGATGAATTTGATGAAATAATATCTTTTTCAAATAATACAAATACATTAGCTTCAAAGGGACAAGAAAACATGTCTAATATGGTTGAGCAAATGTCAACAATTAAAAACAGTGTAGTAAATTCATCTAATATAATATATGATTTACAAAAGAATTCAGAAGAAATAGGAAATATTGTGGAAATCATAAATACAATAGCAGATCAAACTAATTTATTAGCATTAAATGCCTCTATTGAAGCTGCTAGAGCAGGAGAAGCTGGAAAAGGCTTTGCAGTAGTAGCAGATGAGGTTAGAAAACTTGCAGAAGAGTCTATGAGCTCTGCTAATAATATTAAAAATTTAATATTGAATACTCAGGATAAAACTAAAGCAGCTTTAAATTCTATAAAAGATGGTGCTTCACAATCTGAAAAAGGTGAAAGTATAGTTGCTGAGGTAAAAGAATCTTTAGAAGAAATTTTAAATTCATTCTCTAGCGTTAATCATAAGTTTTCAAATGTAGATTCTATGATTACAGCTTCCAATGATAGTATTACAGCTATGGCATCAAAATTATATGATATAGAAACTATATCTAATACAGCATCTGCTAATACAGAAGAGGTAGCTGCTTCTACAGAAGAGCAAAGTGCTACTATAGAAGAAATTACCGAATCTATAGAAAAATTAGTTAGTATGGTAGAAAATTTAAAAGAAAGTGTAGCCATATTTAAACTTTAA
- a CDS encoding cytochrome c biogenesis CcdA family protein, whose product MNEIITKAVNLMGNNVFLALLISFLGGIISSFSPCVLSSLPLIIGYVNKYGKNDKKTAFKYSLFFSLGIIITFTLLGIISSLVGRLFTSGGKLWYLLLGIIMLFVGLQLIGVIESKNKACKVPKKRKGVLGAFFLGILGGVLSSPCSTPILIAILAFVGSKGNILLGFLMLLLYSIGHCFVIILSGTSLGFVESISGSSKANRINNILKIILGIIILAIGLYLIYIGI is encoded by the coding sequence ATGAATGAGATTATAACAAAAGCTGTAAACTTAATGGGTAATAATGTTTTTTTAGCCTTGTTAATATCCTTTTTAGGTGGTATAATCTCTTCTTTTAGTCCTTGTGTGCTTTCTTCACTTCCTTTAATAATAGGTTATGTAAATAAATATGGGAAAAATGATAAAAAAACTGCTTTTAAATATTCCTTGTTTTTTTCTTTAGGTATAATAATTACTTTTACCTTATTAGGGATAATTTCTTCTTTGGTAGGAAGATTATTTACATCTGGAGGGAAATTATGGTATTTATTACTAGGAATTATAATGCTTTTTGTAGGTCTACAACTTATAGGTGTAATAGAATCTAAAAATAAGGCATGTAAAGTGCCTAAAAAAAGAAAAGGAGTACTTGGAGCATTTTTTTTAGGAATATTAGGTGGGGTTTTATCCTCTCCCTGTTCTACACCTATATTAATAGCTATATTAGCCTTTGTAGGAAGCAAAGGTAATATATTATTAGGATTTTTAATGTTACTTTTATACTCTATAGGCCATTGTTTTGTAATAATTTTATCAGGAACCTCATTAGGCTTTGTTGAATCTATAAGCGGATCTTCTAAAGCAAACAGAATAAATAATATATTAAAAATAATATTAGGAATAATAATATTAGCTATAGGACTTTATCTAATATATATAGGAATATAA
- a CDS encoding thioredoxin family protein: protein MKKEIKLFIIFILIVIIGIMAWFKAVKPKEEYSNTGENSVKEETLDYEANIGKMPVLLELSSPTCGPCRKMTPIIKEVKEEYKDKVDTHIVDLTKNPEFGDKYKVSVVPTQVFLDKEGKVFFRHEGMLTKEEIIDIINKMGVK, encoded by the coding sequence ATGAAAAAAGAAATTAAATTATTTATAATATTTATTTTAATTGTTATTATAGGAATTATGGCTTGGTTTAAAGCTGTTAAACCTAAGGAAGAATATTCAAACACAGGTGAAAATTCAGTAAAAGAAGAAACCCTTGATTATGAAGCTAATATAGGTAAAATGCCTGTACTATTAGAATTAAGTTCCCCAACCTGTGGACCTTGCAGAAAAATGACACCTATTATAAAAGAAGTAAAAGAAGAATATAAAGATAAAGTGGATACTCATATAGTAGATTTAACAAAGAATCCTGAATTTGGAGACAAATATAAAGTTTCAGTAGTTCCAACACAAGTATTTTTGGATAAAGAAGGGAAAGTATTTTTTAGACATGAGGGTATGCTTACAAAAGAAGAAATTATAGATATAATAAATAAGATGGGTGTAAAATAA
- a CDS encoding carbon-nitrogen hydrolase family protein — translation MNKLKIALCQMQVEKEKKNNIKKAIEMLTKAKEENCNIAVLPEMFNCPYENKCFKPYGEIINEENEGETVKAIKKAAKDLNLYIVAGSIPEIEGDKVYNTSMIVDNKGTLITKHRKIHLFDIDVKGGVTFKESDTLTAGNKITLFDTPWGKLGVMICYDIRFPELSRIMALKGAKLIFTPAAFNMTTGPAHWDTLFKSRALDNQIYMVGVAPARNENSNYISYGNSLIASPWGNIVTKLGAEENILFSEIDLHYENKIREELPLLKHIRKDIYSLTEI, via the coding sequence ATGAATAAGTTAAAAATAGCTTTATGCCAAATGCAAGTGGAAAAAGAAAAGAAAAACAACATAAAGAAGGCAATAGAAATGTTGACAAAAGCTAAAGAAGAAAACTGTAATATAGCAGTGTTACCAGAAATGTTCAATTGTCCTTATGAAAATAAATGTTTTAAGCCTTATGGAGAAATAATAAATGAAGAAAATGAGGGAGAAACTGTAAAAGCTATAAAAAAAGCTGCAAAAGATCTAAATCTTTATATTGTAGCAGGTTCTATTCCTGAAATAGAAGGGGATAAAGTTTATAATACATCTATGATAGTAGATAATAAAGGTACTTTAATAACTAAGCATAGAAAAATTCACTTATTTGATATAGATGTAAAAGGAGGAGTAACCTTTAAAGAATCTGATACATTAACTGCTGGGAATAAAATAACACTCTTTGATACTCCCTGGGGAAAACTAGGAGTAATGATATGCTATGATATAAGATTCCCGGAACTTTCAAGAATAATGGCACTTAAAGGAGCTAAACTCATATTTACTCCAGCAGCTTTTAATATGACTACAGGCCCTGCTCATTGGGATACTTTATTTAAAAGTAGGGCATTAGATAATCAAATTTATATGGTAGGGGTAGCACCTGCTAGAAATGAAAACAGCAATTATATATCTTATGGTAATTCATTAATTGCTAGTCCTTGGGGAAATATAGTAACTAAATTAGGTGCTGAAGAAAATATACTTTTTTCAGAAATAGACTTGCATTATGAAAATAAAATAAGAGAAGAACTACCTCTTTTAAAACATATAAGAAAAGACATATATAGTTTAACAGAAATTTAA